One stretch of Pararhizobium qamdonense DNA includes these proteins:
- a CDS encoding adenylate/guanylate cyclase domain-containing protein, whose product MQLPSALSFLADAAIDMPDGDAFLTALAARLVADGLPLTGGALTQAAPHPVIERRIWLWRADTGRVIEALGLTGAFGPAAVQPADIGRSDIAKTDIAGADSARTDIGKRTDIAQTWLAGLGTPSIQEEAAGGATLAWSANRPFTPDEADLLREVARFAAAPLAVLAARSTLSALLTTYLGRRSAAQVLAGRLRRDPGETIRAALLFADLRGFTELSETTDAKEVIAALDAWFDRVAGAVHAFGGEVLKFIGDGVLAIFPVGERGATAACDAALRAVSSARAGMDHLDKVRSAQGQKPLTFGVALHLGDMLWGNIGTADRLDFTAIGPAVNLVSRLEGLCRPLGCTVLVSGAFAAETTQPLDPLGDHSLRGIAAPCAVFTPQR is encoded by the coding sequence ATGCAACTGCCGTCTGCTCTCTCTTTCCTCGCCGATGCCGCGATCGACATGCCTGATGGCGATGCGTTCCTGACGGCGCTGGCCGCACGGCTTGTTGCCGATGGCTTGCCGCTGACCGGAGGTGCGCTGACGCAGGCAGCACCGCATCCCGTCATCGAGCGGCGCATCTGGCTCTGGCGGGCGGATACCGGACGGGTGATCGAGGCGCTGGGACTGACGGGTGCCTTTGGTCCCGCCGCAGTCCAACCCGCTGATATCGGCCGCAGCGATATCGCGAAGACTGACATCGCCGGTGCTGACAGCGCCCGTACTGACATCGGAAAGCGGACTGACATCGCACAGACTTGGCTGGCAGGCCTCGGCACCCCCAGCATTCAGGAGGAGGCCGCCGGTGGCGCGACGCTCGCCTGGTCGGCAAACCGGCCATTCACCCCGGATGAGGCAGACCTTTTACGCGAAGTCGCACGCTTTGCGGCAGCGCCGCTTGCCGTGCTTGCTGCCCGCTCAACGCTCTCAGCGCTTTTGACGACCTATCTCGGCCGCCGCAGCGCCGCGCAGGTGCTGGCCGGACGTTTGCGGCGCGACCCGGGAGAGACGATCCGGGCCGCTCTTCTGTTTGCCGATCTGCGCGGCTTTACCGAATTGTCGGAGACAACGGACGCAAAAGAGGTGATCGCAGCGCTCGACGCCTGGTTCGACCGCGTCGCGGGCGCCGTCCATGCCTTTGGCGGCGAGGTGCTGAAATTCATCGGCGATGGGGTTCTGGCAATCTTTCCGGTCGGCGAGCGCGGCGCGACAGCCGCCTGCGACGCCGCTTTGCGCGCGGTATCTTCCGCACGCGCTGGAATGGATCACCTCGATAAAGTCCGCTCTGCGCAAGGACAAAAACCCCTCACGTTCGGCGTGGCTCTTCATCTCGGCGATATGCTGTGGGGGAATATCGGGACGGCCGACCGGCTGGATTTCACCGCCATCGGCCCTGCCGTCAATCTCGTCAGCCGGCTGGAGGGCCTCTGCCGCCCGCTCGGATGCACGGTGCTCGTCTCCGGCGCCTTTGCGGCGGAAACGACGCAGCCGCTCGATCCCCTCGGCGATCATAGCCTGCGCGGCATCGCCGCACCCTGCGCGGTGTTTACGCCGCAGCGCTAA
- a CDS encoding carboxymuconolactone decarboxylase family protein — MQTRFNFAKVSPAAYKAVAALEQYVQESGLERRFIHLIKLRASQINGCAYCVDMHVKESRHDGLSEQWINLLCVWRESPVYDVRERALLGWVDAVTNIAQTGAPDDVFNALKEHFSEAEITDITVAIGAINVWNRLAVSFRSQHPVDKVAKAA; from the coding sequence ATGCAAACGCGTTTCAACTTCGCCAAAGTTTCGCCTGCCGCCTACAAGGCCGTCGCTGCTCTGGAGCAGTATGTCCAGGAGAGCGGTCTTGAGCGCCGTTTCATCCACCTGATCAAGCTACGCGCGTCGCAGATCAATGGCTGCGCCTACTGTGTCGATATGCACGTCAAGGAATCCCGTCATGACGGCCTGAGCGAGCAGTGGATCAACCTGTTGTGCGTCTGGCGTGAATCGCCGGTTTATGACGTCCGCGAGCGGGCTCTGCTCGGCTGGGTCGATGCCGTCACCAACATTGCCCAGACCGGCGCGCCGGACGACGTCTTCAACGCGCTGAAGGAGCATTTTTCCGAAGCGGAGATCACCGACATCACGGTTGCTATTGGCGCCATCAACGTCTGGAACCGGCTGGCCGTCAGCTTCCGCTCGCAGCATCCGGTCGACAAGGTGGCAAAGGCCGCCTGA
- a CDS encoding SRPBCC family protein, protein MTETLHSEIQIAAPQATVFAFLTDPDKILRWMGTSATIEPHPGGIYLLSMNDRQTARGQFTEVIPVHRLAYSFGWEGHDTVPPESGLIEIDLIEKDGGTLVRLTHSGLPDEKERANHAKGWAHYLRRMSIAAAGDDPGPDSMNG, encoded by the coding sequence ATGACGGAAACGCTTCACAGTGAAATCCAGATCGCCGCGCCGCAGGCAACGGTTTTTGCGTTTCTGACAGATCCCGACAAGATCTTGCGCTGGATGGGCACCTCGGCGACGATCGAGCCGCATCCCGGCGGCATCTATCTGCTCAGCATGAACGACCGGCAGACCGCAAGAGGCCAGTTTACCGAGGTCATCCCGGTGCACCGCCTGGCCTATAGTTTCGGCTGGGAAGGCCATGACACGGTGCCGCCGGAATCCGGCCTGATCGAAATCGACCTGATCGAGAAGGACGGCGGCACGCTGGTGCGGCTCACCCATAGTGGCCTGCCCGACGAGAAGGAACGTGCCAATCACGCAAAGGGCTGGGCCCATTATCTGCGCCGCATGTCGATTGCCGCCGCCGGTGACGATCCCGGCCCGGACAGCATGAACGGATAG
- a CDS encoding methyltransferase domain-containing protein: MMLNQLSSGDLIADRRAEYAHMLADSGDHMDAADLMTQALELAPGWAAGWFRLADYEEKSGRKEAAISALKKVLTLNPEDMFGAGLKLALLGDSEAPGQPSSLYVAQLFDDYAGRFDKALVEKLDYRVPEKLEALIAEHAGGMRFTDVADLGCGTGLFGERIRARADRLEGFDLSANMLAKAQEKGLYDHLAQADLSLPPETSGLFSGMPEHRADLVSAADVLMYLGRLDSVFVIALQLMGRAGLFAFSVEDAGVEGDFILRPSLRYAHSETYIQGLCKRFGLEIVAVSKTPIRNDGGKPVLGILFLTRKPA; encoded by the coding sequence ATGATGCTCAACCAGCTTTCCTCCGGCGATCTCATTGCCGACCGCCGCGCCGAATATGCGCATATGCTCGCCGATAGCGGCGATCATATGGACGCGGCCGACCTAATGACCCAGGCGCTGGAGCTTGCGCCCGGCTGGGCGGCCGGCTGGTTCCGTCTCGCCGACTATGAGGAAAAATCCGGCCGCAAAGAGGCAGCCATCAGCGCCCTCAAAAAAGTTCTGACGCTCAATCCGGAGGATATGTTCGGGGCCGGTTTGAAACTCGCTCTTCTTGGCGATTCCGAAGCTCCCGGTCAGCCGTCAAGCCTCTACGTGGCGCAGCTGTTCGACGACTATGCCGGCCGCTTCGACAAGGCGCTTGTCGAAAAGCTCGACTATCGCGTTCCGGAAAAGCTGGAGGCTCTGATCGCCGAACATGCGGGCGGCATGCGGTTTACCGATGTGGCCGATCTCGGCTGCGGCACCGGCCTGTTCGGCGAGCGCATCCGCGCCAGGGCGGACCGTCTGGAAGGCTTCGACCTGTCTGCCAACATGCTGGCAAAGGCACAGGAAAAGGGCCTTTATGATCACTTAGCCCAAGCCGATCTTTCGCTGCCGCCGGAAACGTCCGGGCTGTTTTCCGGCATGCCGGAGCACCGCGCCGATCTGGTCAGCGCCGCCGATGTGCTGATGTATCTGGGCCGCCTCGACAGCGTCTTCGTCATCGCTCTACAGCTGATGGGACGCGCAGGCCTGTTTGCTTTTTCCGTCGAGGATGCCGGTGTGGAAGGCGATTTTATCTTGCGTCCATCGCTCCGCTACGCCCATTCCGAAACCTATATCCAGGGCCTCTGCAAACGCTTTGGACTCGAGATCGTCGCTGTCAGCAAAACACCCATTCGCAATGATGGCGGAAAACCTGTGCTTGGCATTCTGTTCCTTACGCGAAAACCGGCCTGA
- a CDS encoding RrF2 family transcriptional regulator, with product MKLGDGVEQAIHSVAMLSGLSEGGVLSAAAIAEFHGVSTSYLLKHLQSLSGAGILDTVPGPKGGYRLARPAQKITLLDIVLAVEGPAPAFRCNEIRQRGPNPVGNHLFSKPCNISATMLRAERVYRAELAKTTIADLGVQLAEIDDGSIAARGCAFLELHERKTAR from the coding sequence ATGAAGCTGGGTGACGGGGTCGAGCAAGCAATCCACAGCGTGGCGATGCTGTCCGGCCTGTCCGAAGGCGGGGTCCTGTCGGCCGCCGCAATCGCCGAGTTTCATGGCGTCTCCACGAGCTATCTGCTCAAGCATCTGCAATCTCTGTCGGGGGCCGGCATTCTCGATACGGTGCCGGGCCCCAAGGGCGGATACCGGCTGGCGCGTCCGGCGCAGAAGATCACGCTGCTCGATATCGTGCTTGCCGTCGAAGGCCCGGCCCCGGCCTTTCGCTGCAATGAAATCCGCCAGCGCGGGCCGAACCCCGTCGGCAATCACCTGTTTTCCAAGCCCTGCAATATCTCGGCCACCATGCTGAGGGCCGAGCGCGTCTACCGGGCGGAACTGGCCAAGACCACAATTGCCGATCTCGGCGTGCAATTGGCCGAGATCGACGACGGATCGATCGCAGCAAGAGGCTGCGCCTTCCTTGAACTTCATGAGCGCAAAACGGCTCGCTGA
- a CDS encoding YitT family protein — MSIINALGFWNTSATRHTPVEDVQGIFSGSLVAALGLYVLASAGLLTGSTAGVAFLLHYALGINFGLAFFVLNLPFFYLSWKRLGMAFTVKTFIAIAITSVLTNLQGDVFQIANIHPAWAALLGGVLLGFGVLALYRHRASLGGVGILGIYMQERFGIRAGLVQLAIDLCVLAAAFFVTTPPVVFYSVLGAVVLNLFLTINHRSDRYIAL; from the coding sequence ATGAGCATTATCAATGCCCTTGGCTTCTGGAATACCAGTGCTACGCGCCATACGCCGGTCGAGGATGTGCAGGGTATTTTTTCGGGCAGCCTGGTCGCTGCCCTTGGCCTTTACGTGCTCGCCAGCGCCGGTCTCCTGACGGGCAGCACCGCCGGGGTCGCCTTCCTGCTGCATTATGCGCTTGGCATCAATTTCGGCCTCGCCTTCTTCGTGCTCAACCTGCCGTTTTTCTACCTGTCGTGGAAGCGCCTCGGCATGGCCTTCACCGTGAAGACCTTCATTGCCATCGCCATTACCTCGGTCCTGACCAATCTGCAGGGTGATGTGTTCCAGATCGCCAATATCCACCCGGCCTGGGCGGCGCTGCTGGGCGGCGTTCTCCTGGGGTTTGGTGTTCTGGCGCTCTACCGCCACCGCGCCAGCCTTGGCGGCGTCGGCATCCTCGGCATTTATATGCAGGAGCGGTTCGGCATCCGCGCCGGTCTGGTGCAGCTTGCCATCGATCTCTGCGTGCTGGCCGCCGCCTTCTTCGTCACCACGCCGCCGGTCGTGTTCTATTCGGTACTGGGCGCAGTCGTGCTCAATCTGTTCCTGACCATCAACCACCGCTCCGACCGCTATATCGCTTTGTAA
- a CDS encoding YitT family protein — protein sequence MATPAKSAFAALMNSSAERHSIADDAQGVISGSMLCVLGITLFSSAGLLTGGTPGIAFLVHYATGFSFGACFFAVNLPFYYLAFRRMGLAFTVKTFIAVAMTSAMSEVLPRALGITQIDPLIGALFGGLVVGAGLLALFRHRASLGGIGILALYLQDRFGWRAGFTQLGFDGAIVACSFFLASPFIIACSIAGAVVMNVTLAMNHRKDRYIAM from the coding sequence ATGGCGACACCTGCAAAATCGGCCTTTGCGGCCCTGATGAATTCAAGCGCCGAGCGGCATTCGATCGCCGACGACGCGCAGGGCGTGATCTCCGGCAGCATGCTCTGCGTGCTCGGGATTACGCTGTTTTCCAGCGCCGGACTGTTAACGGGCGGCACGCCGGGCATCGCCTTTCTCGTCCATTACGCGACGGGCTTCAGCTTCGGCGCCTGCTTCTTTGCGGTAAACCTGCCCTTCTACTACCTCGCCTTCCGCCGCATGGGCCTTGCCTTCACGGTCAAGACCTTCATCGCTGTCGCAATGACCTCGGCCATGTCCGAAGTGTTGCCGCGTGCGCTGGGGATCACCCAGATCGATCCGCTGATCGGCGCCCTGTTCGGCGGGCTTGTGGTCGGTGCCGGCCTCCTCGCCCTTTTCCGCCATCGCGCCAGCCTGGGCGGCATCGGCATTCTGGCGCTCTATCTGCAGGATCGTTTCGGCTGGCGGGCAGGCTTCACCCAGCTCGGTTTCGACGGGGCGATCGTTGCCTGCTCGTTCTTCCTTGCCAGCCCCTTCATCATCGCCTGTTCGATCGCGGGCGCCGTCGTCATGAACGTCACCTTGGCGATGAACCACCGCAAGGACCGCTATATCGCGATGTAA